The genomic interval GACCGCGAACGGCTGTGCGGGACTAAAGCTGCCTGCGTCTTGACCTATGAGCTGGTGCTCGAGGACCCGCTGGAGCTACACAAGATGCGAGTTCACGTCGTGGACATCAACGACAACTCTCCTGTCTTCCCTGCCGGCGACGTGCAGCTGCACATCCCCGAGTTCCTGTTGCCTGGAGCCCGCTTTACTCTTCCTAATGCCCTAGATGCGGACGAGGGAAGCAACGGTGTCCTGACCTACACCCTGAGCCCCAGCCAGCACTTTCGCTTGATCATGGGGTCGCGAGTCGACGGCAGTGAATACCCGGAGTTGGTATTAGAGAAAGAGCTGGATCGGGAGCAGCGTGCCACCCACCAGCTACTGCTCACCGCTAAGGATGGAGGGCAGCCCGCGCGCTCCGGAGACGCACAAGTTACCATCATAGTGGTGGACACAAACGACAATGCGCCTGTATTTGAGCGCACAGTATACCGTGCCAAGGTACCAGAGACTGCCCCGAACGGGACTTTGTTATTACGAGTTCAGGCCTCGGACCCAGATGAAGGCTCCAATGGGGAAATCCGGTACTCCTTAAGCAATAGCACGCTGGTGGAGCTGCGACACTACTTTCACGTGCACCCTAGAAATGGGGAAGTGCGGGTAGCTGCTTCACTCGGTCTACCTGAAACGTTGTTGGAAGCATACATTGAGGCGAGGGATGAGGGTACCTTCGGTCTAGCTAGTACTGTCAAACTGCTGGTGGAAGTGACTGATGTGAATGATCATGCCCCTGAGGTGAACCTCCTGACTCTATCCAGTTCAGTTTCTGAGGATGCAGCCCCTGGCACAGTGATTGCTCTCTTCAGTCTAAGGGACGAGGACCTCGGTCCCAATGGTAAGGTCTTTTGTAGCATGTCCAGTGGAGGCCCTTTTAAGCTGAAGGCTTCTTTTGACAACTACTACAGCTTGCTGACTGATGGGCCGCTGGACCGGGAGCAGGTCAGCGAATACCATGTCCTGATTACTGCCTCAGATGGTGGCTCACCCCCACTGAGCACCCGCAGGACAGTGACTGTGTCTGTTGCTGATGTGAACGACAATTCACCAAATTTTGCTCAACCACAACAGGAACTTTTTGTGGCTGAAAACAATGATCCTGGGGCCTCTTTAGGCCGTGTTTTTGCCCAGGATCCGGACCTGGGGAAAAATGGCCTTGTCTTCTATGAGCTGTTGGGTATTATCTCTGAAAGGCAGACAGCCTCTAGCTTGGTGGCAGTAGAATCATCCAGTGGGGCTATCACTGCCAAAATTTCCTTTGACTTTGAGGAACTCAGGGGGTTTCACTTCCAAGTGGAAGCCCGGGATGGTGGCATTCCTCCCAGAAGTGCAGCAGTGACTGTGAACTTATTTGTGGTAGATAGGAACGACAATGCTCCAGTCATCCTGTTTCCCTTGCCCAGAAATGGCTCTGTACCAGTGGAAATTGTGCCTCGCTCTGCCAGAACTGGACACTTGGTCACAAAAGTGGTAGCAGAGGATGCAGACAGTGGCTCTAATGCTTGGCTTTCCTACCATATTTTTCAGGCTTCTGACTCTAGCCTCTTCAGAATTTCAGCCAATATGGGAGAACTTCGTACTGCCCGCTTCATTCTTCCCACTGATGCAGTTAAACAGAGGGTGGTGGTAGTGGTTCGAGACCATGGAGACCcctcactttcctcttctgtcaCATTAGGTATACTGTTGAGCAACTTTGCCCCTCAGGTCCTTCCAGACTTTGAAGATACCTGGGAAAGAGGAGGCCACCTTTCCACCCAGAACCTGTATTTAGTAATTGCCCTggcctctatttcctttttatttctggggTGCTTACTTTTCTTTGTGTGCATCAAGGTGAACCAGAGCCCAGCTTGTTGTTCTCAAAGCTGCTGTCGCTCTTCAGAAGAGCTGAGGCAAGGGAGGAAGATGGCTTCAAATCCTTGTATGACATCAGCCACGATAGATGTCACTACAGTTGAGAGACTTTCTCAGACCTATCTCTATCAGGCCTCTCTAGGACTTGGTTCTGATAATAACAGTTTGCTGTTGCGTGGGGAATACAGTGCTGCTGACCTGAGAAATCTGGCTACTGGGATAGGACTGAATTTGCCAATATCCTGCATTCACATTCGGAATAGGAAAGGGGATCACGTAAATGTCAATGCCATGGTAAGCAAATCTTGAGGGATTTGATTCCCTTGCCCAGGAGATGGCTGTTAGCTATGTTCTGAAATGCTTCTTAGATGAGCCTTTAGCAACATTTAATCCATTGAATTGAACACTCCTGCTTAGCACCCCCATGCTAAGAATTCTGGGAgtataaaagtattaaaagacTGTCCTTGGCCTCAAGGAGTTtatagtttatttctgagaaacaaGGGTAAGAAATTTAAGCCTattaaagaacaataaaagtAATCTAGTATACAGgactaaaattagaaataaggcACCAAAGTTTCTGGTACAGGAAATAAATGACTGGGGATGTCTTTAATTCCTTTTATGAATTTATTCAAGGAATTATTTAAAGCATAAACcccttcattcaaaaaaaaacattttgagcaACAGATGtgtaaggcatttttttaaaaagtttatttatttattttgagagagagaggcagagggagagagagaatcccaagcaagcttggTACTgtctgcagagagcctgatgtgaggctcaatctcacaaaccatgagatcgttgacttgagccaagatcaagagtcagacccttaatggactgagccacccaggt from Panthera uncia isolate 11264 chromosome A1 unlocalized genomic scaffold, Puncia_PCG_1.0 HiC_scaffold_17, whole genome shotgun sequence carries:
- the LOC125934882 gene encoding protocadherin alpha-C1 isoform X2 is translated as MVGWRVAVLCLWVSCCSAARQLEYSVLEETVRSVAVGNVSADLGLSAAALRLRNFRLLSSLREPYFGVDLASGSLVVREPADRERLCGTKAACVLTYELVLEDPLELHKMRVHVVDINDNSPVFPAGDVQLHIPEFLLPGARFTLPNALDADEGSNGVLTYTLSPSQHFRLIMGSRVDGSEYPELVLEKELDREQRATHQLLLTAKDGGQPARSGDAQVTIIVVDTNDNAPVFERTVYRAKVPETAPNGTLLLRVQASDPDEGSNGEIRYSLSNSTLVELRHYFHVHPRNGEVRVAASLGLPETLLEAYIEARDEGTFGLASTVKLLVEVTDVNDHAPEVNLLTLSSSVSEDAAPGTVIALFSLRDEDLGPNGKVFCSMSSGGPFKLKASFDNYYSLLTDGPLDREQVSEYHVLITASDGGSPPLSTRRTVTVSVADVNDNSPNFAQPQQELFVAENNDPGASLGRVFAQDPDLGKNGLVFYELLGIISERQTASSLVAVESSSGAITAKISFDFEELRGFHFQVEARDGGIPPRSAAVTVNLFVVDRNDNAPVILFPLPRNGSVPVEIVPRSARTGHLVTKVVAEDADSGSNAWLSYHIFQASDSSLFRISANMGELRTARFILPTDAVKQRVVVVVRDHGDPSLSSSVTLGILLSNFAPQVLPDFEDTWERGGHLSTQNLYLVIALASISFLFLGCLLFFVCIKVNQSPACCSQSCCRSSEELRQGRKMASNPCMTSATIDVTTVERLSQTYLYQASLGLGSDNNSLLLRGEYSAADLRNLATGIGLNLPISCIHIRNRKGDHVNVNAMPRQPNPDWRYSASLRAGMHSSVHLEEAGILRAGPGGPDQQWPTVSSATPEPEAGEVSPPVGAGVNSNSWTFKYGPGNPKQSGPGELPDKFIIPGSPAIISIRQEPANSQIDKSDFITFGKKEETKKKKKKKKGNKTQEKKEKGNSTTDNSDQ